One Nicotiana sylvestris chromosome 12, ASM39365v2, whole genome shotgun sequence genomic window carries:
- the LOC138882690 gene encoding uncharacterized protein produces MFRITSKLKLCGDTITDYDMLEKTFTTFHASNMVLQQQYREKGFKKYSELISLLLVAERNNDLLMRNHENRPTGSTPLPEVDEVYSHYAKRGKGRDPIRGCGRGRGRGQGRNFPGVDHPPKKNKHQNGKGKMRSQRQMIQKLNVIVAMEKAIGQIFIVHQDIWLSFIKHL; encoded by the coding sequence atgttcagaattacttctaaattgaaactctgtggagatactatcactgattatgatatgcttgaaaaaacgttcacaacgtttcatgcctccaatatggtcTTGCAACAACAATACAGAGAGAAAGGTTTCAAAAAATACTCTGagttgatttctcttctccttGTGGCTGAGCGAAACAATGACTTGCTCATGAGAAATCACGAAAATAGACCCACTGGGTCCACACCATTGCCTGAAGTGGATGAGGTGTATTCCCATTATGCTAAGCGTGGAAAAGGTCGTGACCCTATTCGTGGTtgtggtcgtggtcgtggtcgtggaCAAGGAAGAAATTTTCCTGGTGTTGATCACCCCCCAAAGAAAAATAAGCACCAAAATGGAAAGGGAAAAATGAGAAGCCAAAGGCAAATGATTCAGAAACTGAATGTTATCGTTGCGATGGAAAAGGCCATTGGGCAAATATTTATCGTACACCAAGacatttggttgagctttatcaagcatctctaa